cttattatttgcttctacttagtgaagcatgcttttgaaatgtaaaacatttaatgtcggttatgacatcacctttttatcgtgaatgcaacttctttaattacagcatatagtacttaaccttgtaatgatcttgttgttgatgattcgtacacgatggttttgtacggggcatcatagTTATCGTCGACAAAAGTGATatgcccaagtcctgctcaatccttaggcaaaacAAGTCACGGCGTAAAAGAAAAAAAACGCTACGGAAAAGGAATACGCAGTCAAGCACTATGCAACCACATCCGCGAATATCTGTCTATTCGGCGCATCAAACAAGAGAAGAAAAAAAAGttacttttatttgtttatttgtTAACGCTTTTTTCAATATTAGCGTTTTCATTCAGTCCGAGCTACCGCGATTTCACCGCTCGGgttgcgggggagtgttagattaTAGGTTAGTGGCCCAACCCGATTATGGGCTTGAGTCCGTTAGTGTTTATTAAGTTATTAGAGTTTCATGTGTAGTCTATAAATAGGGACcaatattaccaataataatcaCGGGTTTCATTCTATAACACATTGCAGCTTTCGACATTTCTATTCGTAGCTGATTTTTGCTTCCACTGAAACATTAACCATAACTATCTTGTTTTCATTAACTGTATTACCACTTGAAATTGGTGAATTGGCCTTAAATTTCCAATCTTGTTTTCATCAAAATGTTACCACTTGAATTTGGTGAATTGGTCTTAAATTTCCATCTCCTAATATTGTAGATTTTCATATCTAGTTTATTACACTTCCATGAATCTGACTTTTTTAAAATCGAATTATTGCAAACTTAACAGAATGAAGAAACAAAAAGCCCGCGTAAGACTTGAGGCCGATAATTATTACTAAACAGATTTTATTGGAAAATATCACAACAATGAGCCAATACGTACTGAAAATTACTCAGCTATTATAATAAAAGGGCATTTATAACTATAAAATAAAAAGTATATCATTTGAATTCGTTTTCGGTAATTCAATTTGATTCAAAAACTGAGAACCCAATTCAAATCGAGATGCATCCTGATACCAAACATTTTGAATTGTGATCAATGGTGAGAGCTAAATATGATACTTTTAACGTCACCATGTCAGGCCCAAGAACGTTATGGTTTTTCTGTTTGCTTGCATCCATCACGAGGCTGTAAATTTTAAGCTTTTAACATCCTGTTAGAAATTAAcaaatttgattatttaaacatagATATTCATTGCCTTAGGTTAGTTATATGCGATAAACGTTTAGGTATCGAAAAGCATACATCATGCGCTCGACTGTGTATGTCAGACTTCCTTTTGGAGAACGCTCTAAAGTACACTTTGTCATCTGACGTAAAATAGAATAAGAGTAAACACAATACATATATTATTAAGTTTAAAAGGTGTATGTTAGACAAGGACACCCCGACTCTCCAGACTCACCCCAAAAGAGTCGGATGCCAGAAAATTACCTCCCCCACACATGTGACAGGAACAACCATCATCCCACTGCCATAAGAGTTGTAAACTCTTGCAGCGAATGATGATCGAAATGCGCCTAATTTAACTTCAAGCTTACACATGGTGGGGCCCAACTTCAAAGATACCGAGTAACACTTAGCTATTGCTACATTGGTAATACATAAATTATTAGTTGCGGTTTCAACAGGTCAGGAATGTTTTATCAAGTAAACTGTCTTCGTTTTTATATTATTCGTGATGTTCATAGAAATAGATATAAATAAAAACTAAATACGTGAGAACAGAGTTTTTTTTATTTAGAAAAGAAGAGGTTCTACCTTCATAACGTCTTATAGATGAAGCTCCAAAAGAATACCATGGATAAATATCTCTATCAGAGCGTGTAAAATTTCTGGTGTGAAGGATGTATTCTCCGGTGGTGGCCTGGAAACCAGAGAGATCACCACCAATTATGTGATTCCATGACTTATAATAACCCAACATGtcctcttcttcttcctcattgctttcatcatcatcatacacaaaGCTAACCCCACACTCCTCTGTCCAATGAAGAATTCCGTATTCTTCTACAGTAATAGTAACCTGGTCACCGCCTACCATCTCATTTATTCCGAACATCCAGTGGCTTAAGAACGTTAAATAACCTTCATCTACGGAGAATTTTGTGGAATCAATACAATGAATGTATATCCAGATGTGGTTCTGTGTTATATTGCTAATTCTTATAgttggcaaatgaaactcatatcTTGATTTCCCCTGGCTTAGGCTTATATCAGTATCACAATATAAATGATTCTTCACACAACAGAAGTTCAATCCTCTTATGTTTTTAGAAGATGATGGGATAGAAAATGATATTGATTTCCCTTGGCTTCTATTCCTAATCCAGTTTGGCATATCTCCCCCACGGTAAAATGTGCTGAATATCCCAAATTCATAATACAACTGCCAATTAAAATTTAGATTAACCAACATaagtaatatataaattattattcacAAAATGAAAGATAGATAACTAGACCACACCTGGGTTTGTGTTTTATCATTTTTTCCTGATATTTGGAAGTGACTTTTTTTAATTGGATCTAAATCAGTCCAGCCCAAAGTATTTAATAAATTTTCGTCAACATCTGCCATAGGTTGTTTTTTGACTATGCCTTCAACTACAACAGCAGATGAAGTTTCTAAAAGTCCACAAGGTACAAGTAACAAAAGTGGGGACATTTCTGGATCAAAAACAATTCTCCGCAGCAATTTGTTTGAATCGTCTACAAATGTATCGATGAACAAAGTTTGAAGTGAAGATGGAGGATGTTCGATTGACGATAGCATATTACAGGCTTTCATACTAAGACTCTTAAGCCTAATAAGGCTTCTTACACAGTTTGGCATGGAAACAATCGGATTTCCATCCAAACATAAATCTTTTAACATGGATAGAAAACTGAAGTTCATGGGGAAGACTTCGTTGGACAAATTATTATGTGCAAGTGACAACTTTACTAGTGAGCTCGACAAAGAAATTTCAAACAAATTAAGTTTACTAGGCCCCACCATGAATTGACTTTCACAGGTATTGCAACCATCTATCAATAGTGTTTCAAGCTTCTTCAACTTACATATGGCTCTTGGAAACTTCTCAAGCTTGTTGCAGTATCTCATATCAATGAGGACTAATTCGACACAATGCTCAAGTGATTCACAAATCTGAATCAAACTTGTGCAATGTCTAACTAGTAACCTCTCTAGTGCAGGGAGTTCGAGAAAGCTATCTAGTCTTTGAAGGTGTTTACAAAAACTCAGATCAAGAATCTTCAATGATCCAAAAAATTGCTGAAAAAAAGGTGAGTACAAATAGTTAATGAACTAAAATTTGTTCAAAATAATATGAGAGAAATAGGTCAGTAGGTGTTTTTTGTTTATTTTAAATTGGTACCTTTTGCCCACTACAACAGGTACCAAATGATTCAATATTGCTATATTTCAAGTCAAGAGCAACAAGATTCTCCATTGGCAATTCGGAAGATATAAACTTTGAAGGGAACCCATGCATACGCAACCATCTTAATTCTTCTGGAAAATTGTCATAAGAACCATTGATTTGGATATAATCAAGATGTAGTATCATCAGATCATACATTTCATTCAATGCGTCCGTTTGAAGTTCAAACGGTCTACGCAACTTCTCCTTCTTAATCATTTTCATGTTAAGGGCGAGGCCTTTTATATTTACTGTACCCTACGATTGAAAAAAATAAAGATGAAAATGTTGTGTCCATGTCTATATAC
This genomic stretch from Rutidosis leptorrhynchoides isolate AG116_Rl617_1_P2 chromosome 11, CSIRO_AGI_Rlap_v1, whole genome shotgun sequence harbors:
- the LOC139876425 gene encoding disease resistance protein RUN1-like, whose product is MVIITEVPEDNKYGVFLSFRGIDTRLGFTDHLHKALIDVKIKTFLDDEEIETGEDLKPELESAIKASKASIIVLSKNYATSTWCLDELVLILELLGFQRLISDHIVIPIFYHVEPTDVRKQQNSFGDAMSKHQQTMEKERNIERKSQRAKKIRKWKKALTEVADLKGKDAKGRRETELIDEIVTNIHRRIGGSKMTTLPYLFGMKDSIEFVTSWLKDGASHTADILTISGMGGIGKTYLARYVYALHSHLFERSSLIVDIGSKCAEQVNGLLDLQKQLCSDISKIGPIEVHDELEYTIQIEKALTQKKVFIIVDDVDEVNQLYSLLGKRGFHPGSKIIVTTKKAFLTEKYALSINPTVQPELKNHLFKGLDTKASLELLCQQAFLSNGPKEGYEEVSKKLMEYCEGHPLALKVLGESLHNNTVVEWEDRIEVLKKETDSRIDNVLRTSYDSIPSNNDKELFKHISCFFVGQDRGFTGTILNACKIRTLGGFRNLIDRCLLLIENDTLMMHSLIQDMGRDVVRQESPKEPWNRSLLWCHEESLQVLKRKKGTVNIKGLALNMKMIKKEKLRRPFELQTDALNEMYDLMILHLDYIQINGSYDNFPEELRWLRMHGFPSKFISSELPMENLVALDLKYSNIESFGTCCSGQKQFFGSLKILDLSFCKHLQRLDSFLELPALERLLVRHCTSLIQICESLEHCVELVLIDMRYCNKLEKFPRAICKLKKLETLLIDGCNTCESQFMVGPSKLNLFEISLSSSLVKLSLAHNNLSNEVFPMNFSFLSMLKDLCLDGNPIVSMPNCVRSLIRLKSLSMKACNMLSSIEHPPSSLQTLFIDTFVDDSNKLLRRIVFDPEMSPLLLLVPCGLLETSSAVVVEGIVKKQPMADVDENLLNTLGWTDLDPIKKSHFQISGKNDKTQTQLYYEFGIFSTFYRGGDMPNWIRNRSQGKSISFSIPSSSKNIRGLNFCCVKNHLYCDTDISLSQGKSRYEFHLPTIRISNITQNHIWIYIHCIDSTKFSVDEGYLTFLSHWMFGINEMVGGDQVTITVEEYGILHWTEECGVSFVYDDDESNEEEEEDMLGYYKSWNHIIGGDLSGFQATTGEYILHTRNFTRSDRDIYPWYSFGASSIRRYEDDKVYFRAFSKRKSDIHSRAHDVCFSIPKRLSHITNLRQ